One genomic window of Elaeis guineensis isolate ETL-2024a chromosome 2, EG11, whole genome shotgun sequence includes the following:
- the LOC105054345 gene encoding LEAF RUST 10 DISEASE-RESISTANCEUS RECEPTOR-LIKE PROTEIN KINASE-like 1.5 produces MTLNFPTTFLLLTTTLLLLHPTPSSSDYACKSSCGSLAIHYPFGTGPGCGSPAFQPHVTCDSDHQTLTLTTHTGSYPIQAIDYTNQVLYLTDPSMSTCSSTSTSKGFSLDWNAPFTFLDGNIFALLDCSTSSSPLYSSNATDVPLCDTSNAPICSLLYSCPAISLFNAPISTCCIYAPVSLGPSFEMDLKKLQCSSYSGIYSFNGAETDPSGWKFGIALKYRFSVDDGYPSACADCEKSNGVCGYTGQYNSFTCNCGDGMNSSTNCYFASASWNGGGGLFHRGLELD; encoded by the exons ATGACTTTAAACTTCCCCACCACCTTTCTTCTCCTCACTACCacccttctcctcctccaccccACCCCTTCCTCCTCGGATTATGCCTGCAAGAGCTCTTGCGGCTCCCTCGCCATCCACTACCCCTTCGGCACCGGCCCCGGCTGCGGCAGCCCTGCTTTCCAGCCCCATGTCACCTGCGACTCGGACCACCAGACCCTCACCCTCACCACCCACACCGGTTCATACCCCATCCAAGCCATCGACTACACCAATCAAGTCCTCTACCTCACCGACCCCTCCATGTCGACGTGCTCCTCGACCAGTACCAGCAAAGGCTTCTCCCTCGACTGGAACGCCCCCTTCACCTTCCTCGACGGCAACATCTTCGCCCTCCTCGactgctccacctcctcctcccctCTCTACTCATCCAACGCCACCGACGTCCCCTTATGCGACACCAGCAATGCACCCATCTGCTCCCTTCTTTACTCCTGCCCGGCCATTTCTCTCTTCAACGCGCCGATCTCGACGTGCTGCATCTACGCGCCGGTCAGCCTCGGGCCATCATTCGAGATGGATCTCAAGAAGCTGCAGTGCAGCTCCTACTCGGGGATTTATAGCTTCAATGGCGCCGAGACTGATCCCAGCGGGTGGAAGTTTGGGATCGCCCTCAAGTACCGGTTTAGCGTCGACGATGGCTATCCAAGTGCATGCGCCGACTGCGAGAAGAGCAATGGAGTGTGTGGTTACACCGGGCAGTACAATTCCTTCACTTGTAACTGTGGCGATGGGATGAACTCCTCCACGAATTGCTACTTTGCCTCGGCGTCCTGGAACGGTGGGGGTGGACTATTCCATCGTGGATTG GAATT
- the LOC105054355 gene encoding glycerol-3-phosphate acyltransferase RAM2, whose amino-acid sequence MVEMSFESFKTVDKCTSSGRDGHTVVADMDGTLLRGHSSFPYFALFAFEISGILRLLFLLLAAPLAGILYYFVSESAGIKVLIFATFSGVRVGDIESVARAVLPKFYSMDLHPESWRVFSACGKRCVLTANPRIMVEAFLKEYLGADMVIGTEIATYKGRATGFVCHPGVLVGANKAAALRKVFGDESPEIGLGDRKTDYAFMNLCQEGYVVPREPDREAVSRDKLPKPIVFHDGRLVQKPTPLLALLIILWIPVGFLLACLRIAAGALLPMRLVYHAFRALGVRITVRGVPPPPAEKSLARSGVLFICSHRSLLDPIFLSAALGRPIAAVTYSVSRLSEFLSPIKTVRLTRDRARDAAMIKKLLEEGDLVLCPEGTTCREPFLLRFSALFAELTDQIVPVAMANRMSMFHGTTARGWKGMDPFYFFMNPSPAYEVTFLNKLPPELTCTAGKSSHEVANYIQRLIAATLSYQCTSFTRKDKYKALAGNDGTVAEKPNFEKGKVMGC is encoded by the exons ATGGTTGAGATGAGTTTTGAGTCGTTTAAGACCGTCGATAAATGCACATCGAGCGGTCGTGACGGGCACACGGTGGTCGCCGACATGGATGGCACGTTGCTCCGGGGACATAGCTCCTTCCCTTACTTCGCCCTCTTCGCATTCGAGATTAGTGGCATCCTAAGGCTCCTCTTCTTGCTCCTCGCCGCCCCTCTCGCAGGCATCTTGTATTACTTCGTATCGGAATCGGCTGGAATTAAGGTGCTAATATTTGCCACTTTCTCTGGTGTGAGAGTTGGCGACATCGAGTCGGTGGCGAGGGCGGTGCTGCCCAAGTTTTACTCCATGGATCTCCATCCCGAGTCATGGCGGGTGTTCTCAGCGTGTGGGAAGAGGTGCGTGCTCACTGCTAATCCAAGGATCATGGTGGAGGCCTTCTTGAAGGAGTACTTGGGGGCGGACATGGTGATTGGGACTGAGATCGCCACTTACAAAGGCCGGGCGACGGGCTTTGTTTGCCACCCCGGAGTTCTTGTTGGTGCTAACAAGGCCGCTGCTCTTCGCAAGGTATTCGGGGACGAATCGCCAGAGATCGGATTGGGTGATCGGAAAACCGACTACGCTTTCATGAATCTTTGTCAG GAGGGCTACGTGGTGCCACGCGAGCCAGACAGGGAGGCCGTGTCCCGGGACAAGCTGCCCAAGCCCATCGTGTTCCACGACGGCCGGCTGGTCCAGAAGCCGACGCCGCTGCTcgccctcctcatcatcctctggATCCCCGTCGGCTTCCTCCTCGCCTGCCTCCGCATCGCCGCCGGCGCCCTCCTCCCCATGCGCCTCGTCTACCATGCCTTCCGGGCCCTTGGCGTCCGCATCACCGTCCGTGGCGTCCCCCCTCCACCCGCCGAGAAGTCCCTCGCCCGCTCCGGTGTCCTCTTCATCTGCTCCCACCGCAGCCTCCTCGACCCCATCTTCCTCTCCGCCGCCCTCGGCCGCCCCATCGCCGCCGTCACCTACTCCGTCTCCCGCCTCTCCGAGTTCCTCTCCCCCATCAAGACCGTCCGCCTCACCCGCGACCGCGCCCGTGACGCCGCCATGATCAAGAAGCTCCTCGAGGAGGGGGACCTCGTCCTCTGCCCCGAGGGGACCACGTGCCGCGAGCCCTTCCTCCTCCGCTTCTCGGCGTTGTTCGCCGAGCTCACCGACCAGATCGTGCCGGTGGCGATGGCCAACAGGATGAGCATGTTCCACGGCACCACGGCCCGGGGGTGGAAGGGGATGGACCCCTTCTACTTCTTCATGAACCCCAGTCCGGCGTACGAGGTGACGTTCCTCAACAAGCTGCCGCCGGAGCTGACGTGCACCGCCGGCAAGTCGAGCCACGAGGTGGCGAATTATATTCAGAGGCTGATAGCCGCGACCTTGTCATACCAGTGCACCAGCTTCACGAGGAAGGATAAGTATAAGGCCCTTGCCGGGAATGATGGAACGGTGGCAGAGAAGCCCAACTTTGAGAAGGGAAAGGTGATGGGGTGTTAG